The nucleotide sequence GTATCCAGTAATTCACTTACTTCTTTTTGAGAAAAGGGTACCTGTATTTTCTTGGACACCTTTAGGCTTTTATGAAGTGTCATTATATTATGTTCCACAAAACCTTGATTGCGCAGAAATCTAAAATAGGATTTTAAGGAAGACATTTTACGGTTGACACTTCTCGAACTCATCCCTTCTTCCATGAGCTGAGCCATCCACTGCCTTACCATATTATATGTCGCATTACCCAATGCCGAATCATGATCCTCAAGAAATTCTTTGAATTGATCCAAGTCCCGTAGATAGGACTCACTGGTATGCACGCTATAGTGTTTTTCTAACGTGAGGTAATTTTTATATTCAGGAATGTGCATAAAAAAACGATCCGATAAATTTAATCATTTATCGGATCGTCATAATTAGTATTCTAATAAAAGCTTACATGTTCTCTGCATCTCTCAAATGCTGGATGTATTCTGCTTTGATTTTCTGTGCTCTTTTTGCAACAGATGGTTTAGTGAACTGCTGTCTTCTACGTAGTTCACGCATCTTTCCTGTACGATCAAATTTACGTTTGAAACGCTTCAGGGCTCTGTCGATATTTTCTCCGTCTTTAACTGGTATAATTAACATAGTGTCATCACCTCCTTTCTTTGGGACGGCAAAAATACATTTTTATTTATGATCC is from Nonlabens sp. YIK11 and encodes:
- the rpsU gene encoding 30S ribosomal protein S21 encodes the protein MLIIPVKDGENIDRALKRFKRKFDRTGKMRELRRRQQFTKPSVAKRAQKIKAEYIQHLRDAENM